A region of the Stutzerimonas stutzeri genome:
ATCCAGCAACCGCGCCAGCGAACGGCCGCAGCCGTGCACATCACCGATCAGGTCGTAGCCGCGCTCGGGATCAAGCAGCATCAATCGCCCCCGCCGAGGCGGCTACCCCAACCCAGCTTGGTTCGGCAGACTTCGTAGTAGTTGTGGTCCAGAGGATGGATCAGGTGCAGCTTCTGTGGCTTCTTGCGCACGGTCACGGTATCGCCCGGCGCGCAGGTGAAGTGGTTCTGGCCGTCGCAGGACACCTGGGGGTATATCTGCATGTTCGGCGACACGACGATCTTCAGCTCGCTGTTGCCATCGACCACGATCGGGCGGCTCGACAGCGTGTGCGGGTACATGGGCACGACGACGATAGCGTCCAATCGCGGATGCATGATCGGCCCGCCCGCCGACAGCGAGTAGGCAGTGGAACCGGTGGGGGTCGCCACGATCAGGCCGTCGGCCTTCTGGCTGCAGACGAACTGGCCGTCGATGTACAGCTCGAACTCGATCATGCGCGTGGATTTGCCCGGATGCAGCACCACATCGTTGAGTGCATCGCCCTCGCCGATCGGCTCATCGAAGCGTCGCGCCTGGGCTTCGAGCAGGAAGCGGTTTTCCAGAGTGTATTGGCCGTTGAGCACTTCGGCGACCTTCTCCTCCAGCTCATCCGGGCGGATGTCGGTGAGAAAGCCGAGACTGCCACGGTTGATGCCGAGTACCGGCACCCGGTGCTTGGCCATCGCCCGGGCTGCGCCCAACAGACTGCCGTCGCCACCGACCACGATCACCAGGTCACAGGATTCGCCCAGCCGCTGCCGTGAAGAGGTCTGCATGCCATGGCCGGGCAGCACCTCGGCAATGTTCTCTTCGAGAATCACATGCAAATGGCGCTCGACGAGGAATCGCTTCAGCCGGCGAATGGTATCCAGCACCTGGGAGCTACCCAGGCGGCCGATGATGCCGATATTGCGGAATTGCTCCATTGACGTTCCCTGGTGTGGCTGGGCAGATGGTTGCGGGCAGTTGCAACGCGCGAAAATAACACGCAGCACGCTGGCGAGATCGCATCGGCGATACGCCTGGTTTCCAGCACAGGCGTTAGAGCCTCTGGCCGGTGGCATGTTCAGCTGCAGCGGATTATCAGCGAAACGCCGGACCATCGGCAAACCGACAGCTATGCTGCACCCATGAACCTATGCAGTCTCGCCGACCTCCCCAACCGCCTCCAGCATCCGCAGGTGCGCGATCTCGCCTGGACGGTTCTTTCACCGCCATTGCTGAGCGAGGCGCCGCAGTGTCAGCGTCATCCGTTGAGCGCAAGCCGCTGGAACAGTGAGCCGGGACTGCTAGGCGACTGGCTGCTGCGTCAGGATTCCGAGCCGTCCATCCTCGAAGCCTGGCTGTCGCTGCACAGCATTCGCAGGCTGGGCCTGTATTACGAGCGGCTGTGGCAGTACGCGCTGTCCCAAGCGCCAGATATCCAGCTGCTCGCCGCCAATCTTCCGATCCGGCAGAACGGCAGTACCCTCGGCGAGCTGGACCTGCTGTTCTGCGATGACCAGGGCGTGCACCATCTCGAGCTGGCAGTGAAGTTCTACCTGGGGCTCGGACCGGGCGATGGCAGCCAACACGCGCACTGGCTCGGCCCTGGCAGCCATGACCGCCTCGACCTCAAGCTGGTCCACATGTGCCAGCACCAGCTGCCGCTGTGCAGCCAGCCAGCGACACTGGCTGTGCTCGCCGAACTCACCGGCAGGCCAGTACAGAGCAGCTTTTGGCTGGGTGGCTATCTGTTCCAGCCCTGGCCGAACGGCTGCTCGCCGCCACTCGGGGCCAATCCGCACCATTTGCGTGGCCAGTGGCTACGTCAGTCTGACTGGCCAGCCTACGAGGCCGAAGGACCCGGAGCGGTCTGGCAGCCTATCGAGCGCAGTGCATGGCTAGCGGCAGCGCGCATCCCGGCTGCGCAGCGTTGGGACACCAGCTGTTTCGCCGACTGGTTGGCCAGCGGACCGGCCGCCGCACGAGCTCAGCTGCTGGCACGCCTGGAACCGGATGACGCAGGCGCCTGGCTGGAACGGGAGCGGGTATTTCTCGTTGCCGACGATTGGCCACGCAACAGCACTACGACGCAGCCCCTGTCACCCAACTGACACCTTCACCGGCTAGACTGCCTGCCCGACTCGACCCTTTAGATCTACTCATCGACGGACCTGCATGCCTACCGACCCACACCTTGATTCGGCAACCGCCCGGCTCGACGCCTGGACGATTTTCCTGGTGTTTCTACGCCTTGGCCTGACCTCCTTTGGCGGGCCGATCGCACATCTCGGTTACTTCCGCAACGAGTTCGTCCAGCGACGCCGCTGGCTGGATGAACGCAGCTACGTCGACCTCGTTGCGCTCTGCCAATTCCTCCCCGGACCAGCCAGCAGCCAGGTTGGCCTGGCGATCGGCCTGTTGCGTGGCGGTTATCGCGGCTCGCTGGCAGCTTGGGCGGGCTTTACCCTGCCATCGGCAATCGCGCTGACGTTGTTCGCGCTTGGCATCGCCAACTGGGGTGATGAACTACCCAGCGGACTTCTTCAGGGCCTGAAGATCGTAGCCGTCGCCGTGGTGGCGCAGGCGGTCTGGGGAATGGCGCGCACGCTATGCACTGATGGGCCGCGAGTGGCCATCGCCTTGGCTGCCGCCAGCGCCGTGCTGCTGCTTCCGTTCGTCTGGGGCCAGGTTGGCGTCATCGTTGCGGCCGGTTTGCTTGGCCTGCTGATATTCCGGCCAGCCGCCACAGAGTCGCCTTCTGCATTGCCGGTCGCGGTCACAGGGCGAACTGCATTGGCGGCACTGGTCCTGTTCTTTGCGTTGCTTGCGTTACTGCCGCTGCTCGCCAGCGGCACGGACAGCCAGGCATTGGCACAGGTCGATGCGTTCTACCGTACCGGCGCGCTGGTGTTCGGTGGCGGCCACGTCGTGTTGCCTCTGTTACAGGCGGAAGTAGTGCCGTCAGGCTGGGTGGATAATGATGCTTTTCTGGCCGGTTATGGTGCCGCACAGGCCGTGCCGGGACCGCTGTTCACCTTTGCTGCCTTTCTCGGCGCATCGATGAATGTAGGGCCCAGCAACTGGCTGGGCGCTGCACTGTGCTTGGTGGCCGTATTTGCACCATCGTTTCTGCTGGTGATCGGCGTTCTGCCGTTCTGGGAGCGGCTGCGCAGCAATCGTCGCACTCAGGCGGCACTTGCGGGAGTAAATGCGGCGGTAGTCGGGCTGCTGCTGGCGGCGCTTTACGATCCGGTGTGGACCAGCGCGATCAAGGCAGCGGAACACTTCGTCCTGGCCCTGCTCGCCCTTGCCGCGCTGATGTACTGGAAACTGCCACCCTGGCTCGTGGTGCTCGGTGGCGCCGTTGGTGGCGCCCTCGTCGGCCTGGTGAACTGAGGGCATCAGCTCTCCAGTACCAACAGCACCGCGCTGGCCACCAGAAAAATGCTGAACAGAAAACGCAACAGCCGTTCCGGCAACGCATGGGCTAGGCGAACCCCCATGCTGATGCTGAGCAATCCGCCAACGGCCAAGGGCAAGCCCAGCAGCCAGTTGACCTGATGATGCAGCGCGTAGGTGACCAGGGTGACGCCCGTGCTCGGCGCCGCCAGCGCTAGCGAGAGTCCCTGGGCAACCACCTGAGAGGTGCCGAACACGCTGGTCAGGATCGGCGTGGCGATGACCGCCCCCCCAACACCGAACAGACCACCTAGAGCTCCAGCACCGGCACCGAGCAGGCCTAGCCATGGCCAGGGATGGCGTAGCTGACCGTCACCGGATGCCGGGCGTAGAAACACCCGCAATAACGTGTACGCCGCCAGTGCAAGGAGAAACCCGACGAACGCCAGGCGCATGCGCCCGGGGTCCAAGGACACGGCAACGGCCGCACCGACGATCGCAAAGACGAAACTGGCGCTGCCCAGCGCAAGAGCATGGCACCAATCGATGCGATTGCGCTGGTGATAGCGCCAGATGGCGAGCAGCACATTGGGCACTACCATCACCAGCGCCGTGCCCTGCGCCAGTTGCTGGTCCAGGCCGAACAGCACGCCCAGCACCGGAATCGCGATCAGCCCGCCGCCAATACCGAACAATCCGCCGAGCGTGCCTAACGCTAGCCCCAGCAGGACGTTCAAAGCGATATCGAGCAGCATGCCAGCACTCCAATGAAATGGGCGCTCATCGTACGCCGCCGTCGCTGGCGCGGGTACGCATAGCCACGCACAATGGCTTTGCGCAAATCGCACAAGCAAGGAACCCTCCGATGTTGCCCGACGCACTTTCCGCCCAACTCAGCCTATTCATCGACGTGCTCGACGCGGGCAGTTTTTCCGCCGCCGCGCGCCGCCATGGCCTGACACCTTCGGCCGTGGCTCGACGCGTCGACGCACTGGAGCAGGCGCTTGGCTGCCAGTTATTCAGTCGTAGCACCCATGCAGTGCGACCGATGCCCGCTG
Encoded here:
- a CDS encoding NAD(+) kinase; protein product: MEQFRNIGIIGRLGSSQVLDTIRRLKRFLVERHLHVILEENIAEVLPGHGMQTSSRQRLGESCDLVIVVGGDGSLLGAARAMAKHRVPVLGINRGSLGFLTDIRPDELEEKVAEVLNGQYTLENRFLLEAQARRFDEPIGEGDALNDVVLHPGKSTRMIEFELYIDGQFVCSQKADGLIVATPTGSTAYSLSAGGPIMHPRLDAIVVVPMYPHTLSSRPIVVDGNSELKIVVSPNMQIYPQVSCDGQNHFTCAPGDTVTVRKKPQKLHLIHPLDHNYYEVCRTKLGWGSRLGGGD
- a CDS encoding DUF1853 family protein, which codes for MNLCSLADLPNRLQHPQVRDLAWTVLSPPLLSEAPQCQRHPLSASRWNSEPGLLGDWLLRQDSEPSILEAWLSLHSIRRLGLYYERLWQYALSQAPDIQLLAANLPIRQNGSTLGELDLLFCDDQGVHHLELAVKFYLGLGPGDGSQHAHWLGPGSHDRLDLKLVHMCQHQLPLCSQPATLAVLAELTGRPVQSSFWLGGYLFQPWPNGCSPPLGANPHHLRGQWLRQSDWPAYEAEGPGAVWQPIERSAWLAAARIPAAQRWDTSCFADWLASGPAAARAQLLARLEPDDAGAWLERERVFLVADDWPRNSTTTQPLSPN
- the chrA gene encoding chromate efflux transporter, with amino-acid sequence MPTDPHLDSATARLDAWTIFLVFLRLGLTSFGGPIAHLGYFRNEFVQRRRWLDERSYVDLVALCQFLPGPASSQVGLAIGLLRGGYRGSLAAWAGFTLPSAIALTLFALGIANWGDELPSGLLQGLKIVAVAVVAQAVWGMARTLCTDGPRVAIALAAASAVLLLPFVWGQVGVIVAAGLLGLLIFRPAATESPSALPVAVTGRTALAALVLFFALLALLPLLASGTDSQALAQVDAFYRTGALVFGGGHVVLPLLQAEVVPSGWVDNDAFLAGYGAAQAVPGPLFTFAAFLGASMNVGPSNWLGAALCLVAVFAPSFLLVIGVLPFWERLRSNRRTQAALAGVNAAVVGLLLAALYDPVWTSAIKAAEHFVLALLALAALMYWKLPPWLVVLGGAVGGALVGLVN
- a CDS encoding sulfite exporter TauE/SafE family protein, with the translated sequence MLLDIALNVLLGLALGTLGGLFGIGGGLIAIPVLGVLFGLDQQLAQGTALVMVVPNVLLAIWRYHQRNRIDWCHALALGSASFVFAIVGAAVAVSLDPGRMRLAFVGFLLALAAYTLLRVFLRPASGDGQLRHPWPWLGLLGAGAGALGGLFGVGGAVIATPILTSVFGTSQVVAQGLSLALAAPSTGVTLVTYALHHQVNWLLGLPLAVGGLLSISMGVRLAHALPERLLRFLFSIFLVASAVLLVLES